A portion of the Gorilla gorilla gorilla isolate KB3781 chromosome X, NHGRI_mGorGor1-v2.1_pri, whole genome shotgun sequence genome contains these proteins:
- the PNMA6E gene encoding paraneoplastic antigen Ma6E has product MALAMLRDWCRWMGANAERSLLILGIPDDCQEHEFQEAVRAALSPLGRYRVLTKHFRKELGAKAALVEFAEYLNRSLIPHQIPGNGGPWKVIFLPQVPVIEFQDMPSFPAQPQGQAVAKAAGEAGGAGEAGGVGEAGGAGEAGGTGEAGGTGEAGAAGEAGAAGEAGGVGEAGAAGEAGGAGEAGAAGEAGAASEAGAAGEAGGVGEAGAAGEAGGAGEAGAAGEAGGAGEAGAAGEAGGAGEGRAAGEAGAAGEAGGAGEGRAAGEAGAAGEAGAVGEAGAAGEAGAVGEAGGTNVTKAWVQPWRCTLQAVLENRAYRELRPFSGREQPGCEEESFESWVEHAKDMLQLWCHVSEREKKRWLLESLGGPALEVVSGLLEEDANLSALDCLAALGQVFRNQDTRMTSRLKFLTCTQGPQEGLFAFVVRLEGLLQRAVEKGAVCPALANYLRLQQVLSQARPSEALQDTLRGMQLENRPPGFLGLLRLIREMEAWAAFPARSQQGVAWAAAPVESEDPAAAQASPAQGDASEAGPGAEDAAEAASATKEAARGAPAAGEGESAPAGPKGLGQARPIEVPWGSSPARMSSAVWVFPRGLSWGPEGLIQVRGQEARKPPLEGLQTILEEPENEDEDGAGDSGQPKSSQGK; this is encoded by the coding sequence ATGGCTCTGGCGATGCTTCGGGACTGGTGCAGGTGGATGGGTGCGAACGCAGAGCGCTCCCTGCTCATCCTGGGTATCCCTGATGACTGCCAGGAACATGAGTTCCAGGAGGCCGTGCGGGCTGCCCTGTCGCCCCTGGGCAGGTACCGAGTACTCACCAAGCACTTCAGAAAGGAGCTCGGGGCCAAGGCAGCCTTGGTGGAGTTCGCTGAGTATTTAAACCGAAGCTTGATTCCCCATCAAATACCAGGCAATGGGGGGCCCTGgaaagtgatcttcctgccccaAGTACCTGTTATTGAGTTTCAGGATATGCCCAGTTTTCCTGCACAGCCCCAGGGCCAAGCAGTAGCAAAAGCTGCAGGTGAGGCAGGAGGCGCAGGTGAGGCAGGAGGTGTAGGTGAGGCAGGAGGCGCAGGTGAGGCAGGAGGCACAGGTGAGGCAGGAGGCACAGGTGAGGCAGGAGCAGCAGGTGAGGCAGGAGCAGCAGGTGAGGCAGGAGGTGTAGGTGAGGCAGGAGCAGCAGGTGAGGCAGGAGGCGCAGGTGAGGCAGGAGCAGCAGGTGAGGCAGGAGCAGCAAGTGAGGCAGGAGCAGCAGGTGAGGCAGGAGGCGTAGGTGAGGCAGGAGCAGCAGGTGAGGCAGGAGGCGCAGGCGAGGCAGGAGCAGCAGGTGAGGCAGGAGGCGCAGGTGAGGCAGGAGCAGCAGGTGAGGCAGGAGGCGCAGGTGAGGGAAGAGCAGCAGGTGAGGCAGGAGCAGCAGGTGAGGCAGGAGGCGCAGGTGAGGGAAGAGCAGCAGGTGAGGCAGGAGCAGCAGGTGAGGCAGGAGCTGTGGGTGAGGCAGGAGCTGCAGGTGAGGCAGGAGCTGTGGGTGAGGCAGGAGGGACAAATGTAACAAAAGCCTGGGTCCAGCCTTGGCGCTGCACCCTACAGGCTGTGCTGGAAAACAGGGCCTACCGGGAATTGAGACCCTTTTCCGGGAGGGAGCAGCCAGGCTGCGAGGAAGAGTCCTTTGAGAGCTGGGTGGAGCACGCCAAGGATATGCTGCAGCTGTGGTGCCACGTGTCGGAAAGGGAGAAGAAGAGGTGGCTGCTGGAGAGCTTGGGCGGCCCGGCCCTGGAAGTCGTGAGCGGCCTCCTGGAGGAAGATGCCAACTTGTCCGCGCTGGACTGCCTGGCGGCGCTGGGGCAGGTATTTAGGAACCAGGACACTCGAATGACTTCGAGGCTGAAGTTCCTGACCTGCACGCAGGGGCCCCAGGAGGGGCTGTTTGCCTTCGTGGTGCGCCTGGAAGGCCTGCTGCAGAGGGCTGTGGAGAAGGGGGCCGTCTGCCCAGCCTTGGCCAATTACCTGCGACTACAGCAGGTGCTGTCTCAGGCCCGCCCCAGCGAGGCACTCCAGGATACCCTGAGAGGGATGCAGCTGGAGAATAGGCCACCTGGCTTCCTGGGGCTGCTTCGGCTCATCCGGGAGATGGAGGCGTGGGCAGCCTTCCCAGCGAGGAGCCAGCAGGGTGTGGCCTGGGCAGCGGCCCCAGTGGAGAGTGAAGACCCAGCTGCTgcccaggcctccccagcccaggGGGACGCCAGCGAGGCTGGTCCCGGAGCAGAAGATGCTGCCGAGGCCGCTTCTGCCACCAAAGAGGCTGCAAGGGGAGCCCCTGCCGCTGGGGAAGGTGAAAGTGCCCCTGCAGGCCCCAAAGGCCTAGGTCAGGCAAGGCCCATAGAGGTCCCCTGGGGCTCCTCCCCAGCCCGGATGAGCAGTGCTGTCTGGGTGTTCCCAAGAGGTCTTAGCTGGGGTCCAGAGGGCCTCATCCAGGTGAGAGGCCAGGAAGCCAGGAAACCCCCACTGGAGGGGCTCCAGACCATCTTGGAGGAGCCCGAAAACGAGGATGAGGACGGGGCCGGGGACTCGGGCCAGCCCAAGTCCTCCCAGGGCAAATAG